A segment of the Moorena sp. SIOASIH genome:
AGATCTCATCTTTCAGGGTCTCTGGTGGTAATTCGTCATTGTATAAAGTGACTCTATTTGATGGGCGAAACTTTCAAGGGCAAAGGGAGAGCTTCTATGTTCGGCGAGGGAAGGCAAAGCGTTTTGTAGGCGACTTCATAAACGATAGGACCTCATCTATTAGGGTGCGCCCTGTTTGATGGGGTGACGAAACTAGGGGCCAGTATGTAGAGGTATTCGGATGAACAGCTAGAACTTCAAAAAAACGCTCTCGCGTTTATCCGAGCTCCTCTAAATTCTCTTTCCCAGTCCGTAGGGGCGAGCAAGTCTTGCCCCTACTACTTTGAGAACTCAGGATTCACCGATGAAATACCACAGCGTACTCCAACACTCTGAAGAAGACTGCGGTGCTGCCTGCCTAGCCACTGTGACCAAACACTACGGACGTACCTTTGCCCTTAACCGCGTGCGAGAAGCAGTCGGCACTGGGTCGCGAGGAACCACTCTGCTCGGTTTGAGGCGGGGAGCAGAAGCCCTCGGATTCAATGCTCGCACAGTCAAAGCCTCCCCAGAACTACTCGACCAATTAAACAAAGTGCCTCTGCCTGCCATCATTCACTGGAAAGGCTACCACTGGGTTGTTCTCTACGGGCAAAAACGGAAAAAATATGCGATCGCCGACCCCGCCTTCGGCATCCGCTACCTCACCCGTCGGGAGTTAATTGAAGGTTGGGGTAATGGTGTCATGCTTCTGCTGATGCCAGATCAGAGTCGCTTTTACGAGCAATCGAACGATAAAGTCGGCGGAATAGGGCGCTATCTGTCCCGGGTCTGGCCCTATCGAGGCATTCTCGCTCAGGCAATTGCCATCAACATCGCCATTGGACTGCTTTCCCTTGCCTCCCCCTTGATGACCCAGCTGCTCACCGATGACGTACTCGTGCGGGGGGATACCCAACTGCTCACCACCGTGGCTATTGGGGTGATTGCCATGAACCTGTTTAGCAGTGCCGTCGGTTTGGTGCAGTCTCACCTAATCGGTCACTTTGGTCAGCGACTGCAATTAGGTCTGATCCTTGAATACGGTCGCAAACTCCTGCGCTTGCCCCTATCATATTTTGAAGGACATCGTAGCGGGGAAGTTGTCAGCCGCATTGCCGATGTCAATGCCGTCAATGACCTAGTTTCCGAAATTGTCCTCGGTTTACCCAGCCAATTTTTTATTGCCTTGGTTTCCTTGGGCTTGATGCTCTTCTACAGTTGGGAATTAACTTTCGCTTCCCTAGCAGCCTTTCTAATCGTCACTGCCATCAACCTGCTTTTTCTCCCCGCTTTGCGCCAAAAAACCCGCAATCTTATTATCTTAGGTACGGAAAACCAAGGCTTTCTGGTCGAAACCTTTCGCGGTGTCCAGGTACTCAAAACCACCCAAGCCACACCTCAAGCTTGGCAAGAGTATCAGACCAATTATGGTCGCCTTGCTAACCTGGAATGGTCTGCGATGAAGCTAGGGCTTTACACCGGCACTATCACTGACATTCTTACCACTTTTACCAATATTGCCTTACTCTGGTTAGGCAGCTACCTGGTGATTAATCAGACCTTAACCATCGGTCAGCTGATGGCCTATCACGGCATGAGTGGCAA
Coding sequences within it:
- a CDS encoding peptidase domain-containing ABC transporter, yielding MKYHSVLQHSEEDCGAACLATVTKHYGRTFALNRVREAVGTGSRGTTLLGLRRGAEALGFNARTVKASPELLDQLNKVPLPAIIHWKGYHWVVLYGQKRKKYAIADPAFGIRYLTRRELIEGWGNGVMLLLMPDQSRFYEQSNDKVGGIGRYLSRVWPYRGILAQAIAINIAIGLLSLASPLMTQLLTDDVLVRGDTQLLTTVAIGVIAMNLFSSAVGLVQSHLIGHFGQRLQLGLILEYGRKLLRLPLSYFEGHRSGEVVSRIADVNAVNDLVSEIVLGLPSQFFIALVSLGLMLFYSWELTFASLAAFLIVTAINLLFLPALRQKTRNLIILGTENQGFLVETFRGVQVLKTTQATPQAWQEYQTNYGRLANLEWSAMKLGLYTGTITDILTTFTNIALLWLGSYLVINQTLTIGQLMAYHGMSGNFLGFLVSLVGLVDEFITAQIVIQRLTEVIDATPEDENDFKKPWAQIPGNADISCTNLNFHHAGRVDLLQDFSFTIPGGKAIALIGKSGCGKSTLAKLIAGLYSLGSGNIRYGLYNQQDLSIECLRQQVVLVPQEANFWSRSIIDNFRFSHPDVSFESIVEACQIVGADEFISELPHKYQTVLGEFGANLSGGQKQRLAIARAIVTDPPILILDESTGALDPVSEAQALDKLLSHRQGKTTIMISHRPKVIERADWIVMLEKGKLKISGTPKTLRYQAGDHLDFLDDVHPSTNGLLVKSDSFHANGSSPNSALG